AAAGTGAAGCAAATTTTGCAACAGTTTTCTCAACAAATGGATGGACACCTTATTACGCTAAATCCTTTGCAATATAGCTTTATTACGACACGCGGCCAATTCGAGCGCGAAACGCTTGGCTACAAACACTTACCGCTTCTTTCTCAGTTCAAAGAAGAACTACATATTAATTGTACGATTGGTATTGGCTTTGGTATAAATGCCTATGAATCTGGACGCCATGCAAAGCAAGCGCTTTACCAAGCTAATGATAATGGTCCAAATGTCTGTTATATTGTCCGTGAAGATAGCCGTGTCATCGGTCCCATTGATACGACCGTCTTTATTAACTACGAACAATACCCTTTAGCTATTACCGATTTGCAGTTACTAGAACGTGCCGAAAAGGCTGGCATGTCTGCATCGTATATTTCAAAATTAATGGGACGAATTACAAAGCATCAAAAATATATTTATACAGCAGAGGAATTAGCCCAAACATTGAATATTACGTTACGCAGTGCGAATCGCATCTTGCTAAAATGGTTGGATGCAGGGCTAGTCGATATTATTGGCGAGGAAAAAGTAGCCCATCGAGGTCGCCCGAAGCGCATCTATTTCATGCAGTTTTTAGAAGAACTTAAAAATCAGTAATTCATTTTGCATGCTGTGTCATCTTTTCAAGGATACGAATAATTTGAAGTGTTTCGGCTAATGCGATCGGGCTTTGTTTTGTCATGAAAAATCGTTCCATTTCATCTATGAGTCGATCATAAAAATGCAAATCACCTTCTGCAATTGTGTACATTTCACTCAATGATGAGGTATGTGTCACAAATTGAAAGCTTTGACGATTTTGTAAATAGCCGCGAATGGTTGAAACTGTATCATCTTCAAATCGTACCGTAATGAAATGCTGCTGTTGATGATTATGTACCGAAACATCCTTTATCGGGATTTTCTTTAATACACATATCATTTCTAATGCATGAATTCCGTAATAAAAATAATCATTTGGTTCGAGCATCGGGAGCGGAGCACTAATATCCACCGCCTCGATGCATTTATTTTTTACTGCTTGTACAGGATCTGCAAAGCGTAAAGCGGAACTACTCATTAATGGAATCGCTTGTTCACTTGCCAGTTTTATAATGGCAATCGCCTCTACGCTATTTTGTGCGAATGGCTTATCAATAAAGACAGGCTTTTTGCATGAAACAAGCTGCTTGAATTGTTCGAAATGCTGTGTCGCATCAACAGAAGTAATTATGAATGCGTCACACTGTGTTTGCATTTGCTCCAGCGTTTCTACAAAAGGTATACCGATTTGCTGCATTTGTGCGGAAATCGTGTCAATCCTTGTTTTACTAAATGCAATGGTAGATCCACCTTGATACGCAATGATTTGATGTCCTTTTGCTAGCAGTCGCTCAGAAAAAGCTACTGCATGAGACGAATCCGTTCCAATGATTCCAATTTTCATCCAATGCCTCCTATTTAATACCTGACATTGTGATTCCTTCCGTGAAATAACGTTGGAAGAAAATAAAGATTAAAAATGTCGGAATAAATGAAATCGTTGCTCCGGCCATTTCAACACCGAAGTTTCCTTCTTTCCCAAGCATTGAAGCAAGGCCGACTGTTACTGGGAACATTTTTTCATTCGTTAAGTAAATTAATGGTTGGAATAAATCATTCCAATTTGAAATGAAGGCAAATGTACCAACCGTTGCGATGACCGGAAATGATAGTGGAAAAATAATTTTAAAGAAAATTTGCCAGTCATTTGCTCCATCAATGTACGCCGCTTCCTCCAAATCTTTCGGAATCCCTTGTAAAAATTGACGAACTAAAAATACACCCATAATCGCCCAAAGCTCTGGAACGATTAGTGCCCAATACGTATTAATCCAACCAAAATCAGCGAACATAATGTATTTAGGAATAATAAATAGCTGCTG
This portion of the Solibacillus daqui genome encodes:
- a CDS encoding Gfo/Idh/MocA family oxidoreductase produces the protein MKIGIIGTDSSHAVAFSERLLAKGHQIIAYQGGSTIAFSKTRIDTISAQMQQIGIPFVETLEQMQTQCDAFIITSVDATQHFEQFKQLVSCKKPVFIDKPFAQNSVEAIAIIKLASEQAIPLMSSSALRFADPVQAVKNKCIEAVDISAPLPMLEPNDYFYYGIHALEMICVLKKIPIKDVSVHNHQQQHFITVRFEDDTVSTIRGYLQNRQSFQFVTHTSSLSEMYTIAEGDLHFYDRLIDEMERFFMTKQSPIALAETLQIIRILEKMTQHAK
- a CDS encoding carbohydrate ABC transporter permease — encoded protein: MKKIISYTALAILAIIFILPFVVMVFGSLKEVKQAQIDPLFWLPTDPSIQNYVTIFTNGIFIRWIWNSIVITIIPVITQMLFAALLGYIFAKKQFWGKETIFWIFMAVIMIPQQLFIIPKYIMFADFGWINTYWALIVPELWAIMGVFLVRQFLQGIPKDLEEAAYIDGANDWQIFFKIIFPLSFPVIATVGTFAFISNWNDLFQPLIYLTNEKMFPVTVGLASMLGKEGNFGVEMAGATISFIPTFLIFIFFQRYFTEGITMSGIK